One window from the genome of Paraneptunicella aestuarii encodes:
- a CDS encoding NAD-dependent malic enzyme — translation MTDKRISDPLYIPHAGPALIETPLLNKGSAFSTEERVAFNLTGLLPPRYESIEEQLKRCYAQYSSFSDPMNKHIYLRAIQDNNETLFYRLIQENIDEMMPIIYTPTVGDACEQFSDIYRNARGLFLSYSDRHQMDDILRNATKRNVKVIVVTDGERILGLGDQGIGGMGIPIGKLSLYTACGGISPAYTLPIMLDVGTNNEKLLNDPMYMGSRMPRIGQEEYDEFLDIFMKAVHKRWPNAMIQFEDFAQHNATPLLNRYRDKYCCFNDDIQGTAAVTVGTLLAACRSKGAKLSQQNVVFVGAGSAGCGIAEQIIQQMCAEGISEEQARSQIFMMDRLGLVTESTPNLRDFQQKLAQANSNLENWQFDGEYPSLMDVMMNIKPGVLIGVSGQAGLFTESVIKAMHKGCEKPIIFPLSNPSRQIEAHPEKVIEWTNGQAIVATGSPFKPVEFNGKMYPIPQCNNSYIFPGIGLGVLASKAQLISDGMLMVASETLAEYSPNANGESKDLLPPLKEVPELSKKIAFAVAKKAQEEQLALVLEDDVLKEKIEKNFWRAEYRQYKRVSI, via the coding sequence ATGACCGACAAAAGAATAAGCGATCCTTTATATATTCCACATGCTGGCCCTGCATTGATTGAAACGCCATTACTAAATAAAGGTAGTGCATTTAGTACCGAAGAGAGGGTGGCGTTTAATCTGACGGGTTTGCTGCCACCAAGGTATGAGTCTATTGAAGAACAGTTAAAACGCTGTTATGCCCAATACAGCAGCTTTTCTGATCCTATGAACAAGCATATTTACCTGCGTGCTATTCAGGATAATAACGAGACCTTGTTTTATCGCCTGATACAGGAAAATATTGATGAGATGATGCCTATCATCTATACGCCTACGGTTGGTGATGCCTGTGAGCAGTTTTCAGATATTTATCGTAATGCTCGAGGCTTGTTTTTATCTTATAGCGATCGCCATCAAATGGATGACATTTTACGTAATGCGACCAAGCGCAACGTGAAGGTGATTGTAGTTACCGATGGTGAACGCATTCTTGGCTTGGGTGATCAAGGTATTGGTGGGATGGGTATTCCTATCGGAAAGCTTTCTCTGTACACCGCATGTGGCGGCATAAGTCCGGCTTATACTTTGCCTATTATGCTTGATGTGGGCACTAACAATGAGAAGCTCTTGAATGACCCTATGTATATGGGGTCTCGTATGCCGCGTATAGGCCAGGAAGAGTACGACGAGTTTCTTGATATTTTCATGAAGGCGGTACACAAGCGCTGGCCTAATGCTATGATCCAGTTTGAGGATTTTGCACAGCACAACGCTACGCCATTATTGAATCGCTACCGCGATAAATATTGCTGTTTTAATGATGACATTCAGGGGACCGCAGCCGTTACTGTAGGAACTTTGCTGGCCGCCTGTCGAAGCAAAGGTGCGAAGTTGTCTCAACAAAATGTTGTGTTTGTTGGTGCTGGCTCAGCCGGCTGTGGTATTGCAGAGCAAATCATTCAGCAAATGTGTGCTGAGGGCATTTCCGAAGAACAAGCTCGTAGTCAGATTTTCATGATGGATCGACTTGGCCTTGTGACTGAATCTACCCCTAATTTGCGTGACTTCCAACAAAAGCTGGCTCAGGCAAATTCTAATCTGGAAAACTGGCAGTTTGATGGTGAATATCCTTCGTTGATGGATGTCATGATGAATATTAAACCTGGAGTGCTAATTGGCGTATCTGGGCAAGCAGGGCTTTTCACTGAATCCGTGATTAAGGCCATGCATAAAGGCTGTGAGAAACCCATTATATTTCCATTGAGTAATCCTTCTCGTCAGATCGAAGCGCATCCTGAAAAGGTCATTGAATGGACAAATGGGCAAGCTATTGTTGCAACTGGGAGTCCATTCAAACCTGTTGAATTCAATGGAAAGATGTATCCAATACCACAGTGTAACAATAGCTATATTTTCCCGGGTATCGGATTAGGAGTGTTGGCTTCTAAAGCACAGCTGATAAGTGATGGTATGTTGATGGTAGCGAGTGAAACGCTTGCCGAATACTCTCCAAATGCGAATGGCGAATCTAAAGATTTGTTGCCACCGTTAAAAGAAGTGCCTGAGCTAAGCAAGAAGATTGCGTTTGCTGTCGCCAAGAAAGCGCAAGAAGAGCAGTTGGCTCTTGTTCTTGAAGACGATGTTTTGAAGGAGAAAATCGAGAAGAACTTCTGGAGGGCGGAGTATCGTCAATATAAGCGAGTGAGCATCTAG
- a CDS encoding penicillin-binding protein 1A has product MKYIKRLVGFAIISMVMGVCAVAALYFYIKPDLPSVEVLKDVRLQTPMKVYTQDGKLISQFGVKRRIPLELDEVPEQLVHAILATEDSRFFEHPGIDPVGVMRAVVNLVLTGEKGQGGSTLTMQLARGFFLSREKTFLRKFKEAFIAWHIERVLTKEEILTLYINKVELGHRAFGFGAAAQVYYGKDIKELNLAQIATLAGLPKAPSTMNPISRPQRSVMRRRVVLSRMLSEGYISEQEYLTAAQEPVTAERHGAEIELDAPYLANLIYEEMIALYGKEEAETGGYNVYATVPSKMQIAARDAVIANLHDYDERHGYRGPIAQLWKMPESEPVKTEGTEMSDDVSDTSDSKASSNLDDPSWNEEQMLQYLSDKTEYDPLVPAIVTQVYEQAVTVLDKFGEYHYISWDGLAWARPFISDNKQGKDPQLASDIVSAGAYVWIRPASWKGATEQEWQLSQFPEVSGALVAIDPNNGAVRAIVGGYSFYQSQFNRATQAKRQVGSNIKPFLYSAALENGYTLASVINDAPINQWDRSSGNAWRPQNSPPVYDGPIRMRIALGKSKNVVSVRLLRAVGIDNAREHMRHFGFELADLPRDESLSLGTASLTPLQVATGFSVIANGGYSVQPHFIERIEGQFGEFVWQANPSTACPECVAGNNLTAQLEPAIENVPHPSENASNPIPPQAERVISEQNAFLVGEMMHSAITGGGSSRNKTYWRGTGWRANTLLNRKDIAGKTGTTNDARDTWFSGFGPGLVATSWVGFDDMNRELGRTSRNKYLFNRVSELTKRSPNIIGNAMVGGEDGARVAQPAWIRFMDVALADKEEASKHIPEGIVTVRIDRTTGKLTNRIDHTSRFEYFIAGTEPQAFVEEHEIIDPVGESETEPAAAEEIF; this is encoded by the coding sequence GTGAAATACATTAAAAGGTTAGTGGGCTTTGCTATTATCTCCATGGTTATGGGGGTGTGCGCGGTAGCTGCATTGTACTTCTATATCAAACCCGACTTGCCCAGTGTCGAGGTGTTGAAGGATGTGCGTTTGCAGACCCCTATGAAAGTCTATACTCAAGACGGGAAACTCATTTCTCAATTTGGTGTTAAGCGCCGTATTCCACTCGAACTGGACGAGGTTCCTGAGCAGTTAGTTCATGCCATTTTAGCCACTGAAGATAGCCGTTTCTTTGAGCATCCAGGCATCGATCCTGTTGGCGTGATGCGAGCTGTGGTTAATCTGGTGCTCACCGGGGAAAAAGGTCAGGGCGGTAGCACCTTAACAATGCAGTTGGCTCGTGGTTTTTTCCTTAGTCGGGAAAAGACCTTTTTACGTAAATTCAAAGAAGCCTTCATTGCTTGGCACATTGAACGCGTATTAACCAAAGAAGAAATACTGACTCTTTACATTAATAAAGTTGAGCTTGGACATCGAGCCTTTGGTTTCGGTGCCGCTGCTCAGGTTTATTATGGAAAAGACATCAAAGAGCTCAATCTTGCCCAAATAGCAACGTTAGCTGGGTTGCCAAAAGCGCCTTCCACGATGAATCCAATAAGTCGTCCCCAACGTTCAGTAATGCGCCGAAGAGTGGTGCTTTCGCGTATGTTGAGTGAAGGCTATATATCCGAGCAAGAATATTTAACTGCTGCGCAAGAACCGGTTACGGCAGAGCGTCATGGCGCTGAGATTGAGTTGGATGCGCCTTATTTGGCGAATCTTATTTATGAAGAAATGATCGCTCTTTATGGTAAAGAAGAAGCTGAAACCGGTGGCTATAATGTTTACGCGACCGTTCCATCAAAAATGCAAATTGCAGCGCGTGATGCGGTCATTGCGAATTTACATGATTATGATGAACGTCACGGATATAGAGGCCCTATCGCGCAATTATGGAAAATGCCTGAAAGTGAACCTGTGAAAACAGAGGGCACTGAAATGAGTGATGATGTTTCAGATACTTCTGACAGTAAAGCTAGTAGCAATTTAGATGATCCTTCATGGAATGAAGAGCAGATGTTGCAGTATTTGTCCGACAAGACGGAATACGATCCCTTAGTGCCGGCCATTGTCACCCAAGTCTATGAGCAAGCGGTTACGGTTCTGGATAAGTTTGGCGAATATCATTACATCAGTTGGGATGGTTTGGCTTGGGCTCGTCCTTTTATCAGTGATAACAAGCAAGGCAAAGATCCACAGTTAGCCAGTGATATTGTTTCTGCCGGTGCTTATGTGTGGATCAGACCTGCAAGCTGGAAAGGGGCTACCGAACAAGAATGGCAACTTTCTCAATTTCCCGAGGTGTCGGGTGCTTTAGTTGCGATCGACCCTAATAATGGTGCAGTGCGAGCTATTGTTGGTGGTTATAGTTTTTATCAAAGTCAGTTTAACAGAGCTACCCAAGCGAAGCGTCAGGTTGGTTCAAACATCAAGCCCTTTCTGTATTCCGCTGCACTGGAGAATGGTTACACACTGGCTTCCGTTATTAATGACGCCCCCATTAACCAATGGGATCGCAGTTCGGGTAATGCCTGGAGACCTCAGAACTCCCCTCCTGTTTATGATGGACCAATACGAATGCGTATTGCACTGGGTAAATCGAAAAACGTTGTTTCCGTGAGGCTGTTAAGGGCCGTGGGCATTGATAATGCTCGTGAGCACATGCGTCACTTTGGTTTTGAGTTGGCTGATTTGCCTCGGGATGAATCCTTGTCTTTGGGGACGGCTTCGCTAACACCGTTGCAAGTGGCTACGGGGTTCTCGGTTATTGCTAATGGTGGGTACTCAGTTCAACCTCACTTTATTGAACGTATCGAGGGGCAATTTGGTGAGTTTGTCTGGCAAGCTAATCCATCTACAGCATGCCCTGAATGTGTTGCAGGAAATAATTTAACAGCGCAACTTGAACCTGCAATTGAGAATGTTCCTCATCCATCTGAAAATGCCAGTAACCCTATTCCTCCTCAAGCCGAGCGAGTTATCTCTGAGCAAAATGCATTTTTGGTCGGTGAAATGATGCATTCTGCAATCACTGGTGGTGGTAGTAGTCGAAATAAAACATACTGGCGTGGCACCGGGTGGCGTGCCAATACTTTACTTAATCGCAAAGATATTGCTGGTAAAACAGGTACAACGAACGATGCTCGAGATACCTGGTTCAGCGGTTTTGGGCCGGGTCTTGTGGCAACATCCTGGGTCGGCTTTGACGATATGAACCGTGAGTTAGGGCGCACCTCTCGAAATAAATACTTGTTTAATCGAGTTTCTGAGCTGACAAAGCGTAGCCCTAATATTATAGGTAATGCGATGGTGGGCGGAGAAGATGGTGCCCGTGTTGCGCAACCTGCCTGGATTCGTTTTATGGATGTTGCTTTGGCTGATAAAGAAGAAGCCAGTAAGCATATTCCTGAAGGTATTGTCACTGTGCGTATTGATCGCACTACAGGCAAATTGACAAACAGAATTGATCACACCTCCCGATTCGAGTATTTCATCGCAGGAACAGAGCCACAGGCTTTTGTCGAAGAGCATGAAATTATTGATCCGGTAGGGGAATCTGAAACTGAACCTGCGGCTGCCGAAGAGATTTTCTAA
- the pilM gene encoding type IV pilus biogenesis protein PilM: MLNTLFQAKTPQMLGLDIGTRYVKALLLEKKGEQLHVNAMACEPILGDAFAEREIKDFDAVSNAIRKIKHNLKLKVKDVAVAVSGAAALTKVVQMPSGQTDLELEGQIELEADSLIPYPLEDVYLDFEVLGVNNSDSEKNDILLSVAHKNIVDSRITLLRELEFEPKVMDMEGYALGNSLVQFISGEPEKIHCCFCVGASQLQLTVIQGNRVIYSKEFPFGVDKLISDLCLLHGLDKITAAKQLHSNELPESWKFDTYPQFLGNLQQHINRALQLYQNASNAPLPEQLLLCGGASAIEGLVDDLSSDLGKSIKLFNPLDSMILSEDIKSSSLFGSQFAIAAGLAIRSLDPCHI; encoded by the coding sequence GTGCTGAATACGCTTTTTCAGGCTAAAACCCCTCAAATGCTTGGTCTCGATATTGGCACTCGATATGTCAAGGCTTTGCTATTGGAAAAGAAAGGGGAACAGCTTCATGTCAATGCAATGGCGTGTGAACCCATTCTTGGGGACGCTTTCGCTGAACGTGAAATCAAAGATTTTGACGCGGTAAGCAATGCCATTCGTAAAATCAAACACAACCTGAAATTGAAAGTTAAAGATGTCGCTGTTGCAGTATCAGGCGCAGCCGCATTAACCAAAGTTGTACAAATGCCATCAGGGCAAACCGATTTAGAACTGGAAGGTCAGATCGAATTAGAAGCCGACAGCCTCATCCCTTACCCGCTTGAAGATGTATATCTGGATTTCGAAGTCCTAGGTGTTAATAACAGTGACTCGGAAAAGAATGACATACTACTCAGTGTGGCTCACAAAAATATCGTCGATAGTCGTATTACTCTGTTAAGAGAATTGGAATTCGAACCCAAAGTGATGGATATGGAAGGATACGCGCTCGGCAATTCACTGGTTCAATTTATTTCTGGTGAACCAGAAAAAATTCACTGTTGTTTTTGTGTGGGAGCAAGTCAGCTTCAACTTACCGTTATCCAAGGGAATAGAGTTATCTACAGCAAAGAGTTTCCATTTGGTGTAGACAAACTGATTTCAGATTTATGTTTATTGCATGGATTGGACAAGATCACTGCCGCCAAGCAATTACATAGTAATGAACTTCCAGAGAGCTGGAAATTTGATACCTACCCGCAATTTTTAGGTAACCTTCAACAGCACATCAATAGAGCTCTACAGTTATATCAGAATGCATCTAATGCTCCTCTGCCAGAACAACTTTTATTGTGTGGTGGAGCAAGTGCTATTGAAGGATTGGTCGATGACCTCTCCAGCGATCTTGGTAAATCTATAAAGCTGTTTAACCCATTGGATTCGATGATCCTATCCGAAGACATCAAAAGCTCATCGCTGTTCGGTTCACAATTTGCCATTGCGGCAGGTTTAGCTATAAGGAGTTTAGACCCTTGTCACATATAA